In Spirosoma aureum, a single genomic region encodes these proteins:
- a CDS encoding alpha/beta fold hydrolase, which produces MEQQTDLTSSGYAPVNNLSIYYEIYGEGKPLLLLHGTYMTIPLNFAKLIPQLARTRKVIAIEMQGHGRTADADRPYTYDSLADDAAGLLKYLDIDRADVLGYSLGGTVGLALTIRHPNLVNKLIVVSSVWQYDAWTQPVKDQLAFLATKAPEFLTNTPLKVEYDRIAPESEHWSSFVTKAAQFVSTPFDLGADNIKRITAPVLLIMGDNDGTDLKKVAELYSLLGGGISGDMAGLPKSELAILPAMTHVGLMGVADKLQALINPFLDKAQ; this is translated from the coding sequence ATGGAACAACAAACCGATTTGACATCATCGGGCTATGCTCCCGTGAATAATCTTTCCATCTACTACGAAATATACGGTGAAGGCAAGCCATTGCTGCTTCTGCATGGCACCTACATGACTATTCCGCTTAATTTTGCCAAACTTATTCCTCAGCTTGCCCGTACCCGTAAAGTAATCGCCATCGAAATGCAGGGGCATGGAAGAACGGCTGATGCTGACCGTCCATATACTTATGATTCCCTCGCCGACGATGCGGCTGGCCTGCTGAAATACCTCGACATCGATCGTGCCGACGTTCTGGGTTATAGCCTGGGGGGAACGGTTGGTTTAGCGCTCACTATACGCCATCCCAATCTGGTCAATAAACTAATTGTCGTTTCGTCGGTCTGGCAATATGATGCCTGGACACAGCCTGTTAAGGATCAGCTTGCATTTTTGGCCACAAAAGCCCCCGAATTTCTAACGAATACGCCGTTGAAAGTGGAGTATGACCGAATTGCTCCTGAATCGGAGCATTGGTCCTCGTTCGTAACAAAGGCGGCTCAGTTTGTTTCAACACCATTTGATCTGGGTGCCGACAACATCAAACGCATAACTGCGCCTGTTCTTTTAATTATGGGGGATAATGACGGGACTGACCTGAAAAAAGTGGCAGAGCTATATTCCCTGCTGGGAGGTGGTATTTCCGGCGATATGGCTGGTTTGCCTAAGTCGGAACTGGCGATATTGCCTGCAATGACCCATGTGGGGCTTATGGGCGTAGCCGATAAGTTACAGGCGCTTATAAATCCATTTTTAGACAAGGCTCAATAA
- a CDS encoding LytTR family transcriptional regulator DNA-binding domain-containing protein: protein MRVHKSYIVAVNQIESIERNRIYIGKAVIPVGNTNQDVFYRIIEG from the coding sequence ATTCGCGTACACAAATCTTATATTGTTGCTGTAAACCAGATTGAATCAATCGAGCGAAACAGGATTTACATCGGGAAAGCGGTCATTCCCGTTGGCAATACGAATCAAGATGTGTTTTACCGGATCATTGAAGGCTGA
- a CDS encoding outer membrane beta-barrel protein, translating into MKTFKHLFTAALVAASTATFAQTTVIISTDSVSKPRRTVERITSDFSIYVGFNNFGGSLPAGYDLRPIGSRFIALGWQKRIPLLTTGSTKLRLVTGPEIAWNNFMFEGRNTLVEQNNQLVIEAANVDLHRSKLVTTQLNLPVILNLRFKSGLTVGAGAYVGMRLDSYTKVKPEGGSVVRTHGSYNLNPVRWGLTSELGFRGSAKLFFRYEPNSPFRSGEGPDASVWAVGLKL; encoded by the coding sequence ATGAAAACGTTCAAACACCTCTTCACTGCCGCTTTAGTTGCTGCTTCGACTGCTACGTTCGCCCAGACAACGGTCATCATTTCTACGGATTCTGTTTCGAAACCACGCCGGACCGTCGAGCGAATCACCTCTGATTTCAGTATTTACGTAGGCTTTAACAATTTCGGTGGTTCGCTGCCAGCGGGCTATGATTTACGGCCGATTGGTTCTCGCTTTATTGCGCTGGGCTGGCAGAAACGCATTCCACTCCTCACGACTGGTTCTACAAAACTGCGGTTAGTAACCGGCCCGGAGATTGCCTGGAACAACTTCATGTTCGAAGGTCGCAACACACTGGTTGAGCAGAATAATCAACTCGTGATTGAGGCTGCTAATGTCGATCTGCATCGGTCGAAGTTAGTGACAACCCAACTCAATCTGCCGGTAATCCTGAATCTGCGGTTTAAGTCAGGACTGACAGTAGGAGCAGGGGCTTATGTTGGGATGCGGCTGGACAGCTACACGAAAGTAAAACCAGAAGGTGGATCGGTCGTTCGGACGCATGGTTCCTACAACCTGAATCCTGTTCGCTGGGGTCTGACGAGCGAACTTGGTTTCCGGGGCAGTGCGAAACTATTTTTCCGGTATGAGCCAAATAGCCCCTTCCGGTCGGGCGAAGGCCCCGATGCAAGCGTATGGGCTGTTGGCCTGAAACTGTAA
- a CDS encoding putative Ig domain-containing protein has translation MASHLYFRRLWRLMAVGLLIYSLITPTLAQSIRWVKQGATGDGTSWQNASGNLQAMLDVPGVEQVWVAKGIYMPAPLSESNLKAGFKVPNGVGLYGGFEGTESTIAERPPIATDQPSSTTLSGANSIITDPYQQEFHVVSTTDGATNQTRFDGLTISDGINYGNGAGMFIRNGSPTLINCSFIKNKAYIGDVILASGGGLYILNGSPTLTNCNFIENVAGGAQTSASFGGGGLAILNGNPTLTNCNFIGNKSGGHGGGLAMQKSSPTLINCNFIKNSTNYDGCQGGGMYTQDASPALTNCRFLNNDAITTGGAMSLGRGSPTLTNCTLIGNTAWFMGGILVTGTPILTNCTILAENAPFTSGATGISVHSGKATLINCIVWRRSAEEGYEDSNPPKPVFEGSIIARHSLIKGYPYVVDSQGSSGLSPSFVDPANGDLRLQSCSAAIDAGETAAYTGPDTDFAGNPRQVRTIDMGAYEFQGEPNTVSQDYAPLAALFIATNGDKWRRSANWMSGCSPCNWFGVTCDNNGRVVSLDLKSNQLSGTLPASLSELTHLKYLDLSENGLPGSIPSNIGALTELQYLNLSSSIWSGTIPESLGALTKLQTLNLSRNQLSGCFPASLSALCGINNINSAFSNNPALPGGGDFAAFCADRTGSCAPANTPPQPTAIVSQTATVGKVYSFSANAFTDTETPNSLTYSASIDPANGLNFDPVTQIISGTPLASAVSQVTLTATDPGGLSAVTTFTITSITACAPQSLSLLVSGPLNCLTTSVTLTAVGYAESATISFSGPGIQSTNLNTATVNQPGSYSVVAQIAMGCSATALATVQDQRDTPPAPTLAASALMTNQPISVTANGCPDGTINWALLGGNGLANGSVYSITQPGNYTLSATCRVGSCTSEASVPLSLQIIPSGFAITEVLMVSCQLIDDTKGGYQVQFTPQYAGRNANPISFSVVNELSPTMAPAPYTLKLYTDNPIITLVANQAGNAETRFSYNWRASCQTDTHENNPPTTRGIPNQTALHNQAYQLDLASYFSDPDQQSLKFTATGLPTGLSLNGSQISGVPSATGVSMVSITALDPDGLSAQTSFQLTVNSSPTNPSGFTIVGVSTATCEILSATQRRVTFTPLYEGLSGDPISFSVVNEMMATTNPGPYSLNLYTDNPSVTLNARQLNALASFAYNWLAICTSMTRLGVPEAGTGLKVKVLGNPIEGKSIDVEISGVSGQAVELNLLDLQGRALHQQHLTEASNLERVTVPIGTGKSVLFLQVNTATERQQVKLLKP, from the coding sequence TTGGCTTCTCATCTTTACTTCCGACGCCTTTGGCGACTAATGGCCGTAGGGCTACTAATTTATAGTCTCATTACCCCTACACTGGCACAATCGATCCGGTGGGTCAAACAAGGCGCAACGGGTGACGGCACGAGCTGGCAAAATGCCTCAGGCAATTTACAGGCTATGTTGGATGTGCCAGGTGTTGAGCAGGTGTGGGTGGCTAAAGGGATATACATGCCTGCACCACTGAGCGAAAGTAACCTAAAGGCTGGTTTTAAAGTGCCGAATGGAGTGGGGCTATACGGTGGTTTTGAAGGAACAGAATCGACGATTGCGGAGCGTCCGCCCATCGCTACCGACCAACCTTCATCAACCACATTGAGTGGTGCCAATAGCATTATTACCGATCCTTATCAACAAGAGTTCCATGTGGTCAGCACAACTGATGGGGCAACCAATCAAACTCGATTCGATGGCCTGACCATTAGCGATGGAATTAATTACGGTAACGGGGCTGGGATGTTCATCAGGAATGGTAGTCCAACTCTAATTAACTGTAGTTTCATAAAAAACAAGGCCTACATTGGTGACGTAATACTAGCTTCGGGAGGTGGGTTGTATATTTTGAACGGCAGTCCAACCCTCACGAACTGTAACTTTATAGAAAACGTGGCTGGCGGTGCCCAGACATCGGCTTCCTTTGGCGGGGGTGGGCTGGCAATTCTGAACGGCAATCCAACTCTGACTAACTGCAACTTTATAGGAAATAAGAGTGGCGGTCACGGAGGAGGGCTGGCCATGCAGAAAAGTAGCCCGACCCTGATTAACTGTAATTTCATAAAAAACAGCACTAACTACGATGGCTGTCAGGGTGGTGGGATGTATACCCAGGATGCAAGTCCAGCTCTGACCAACTGTCGCTTCCTTAACAACGATGCCATAACTACAGGGGGAGCGATGAGTCTTGGGCGAGGAAGTCCAACGCTAACAAACTGCACGCTCATAGGAAATACCGCCTGGTTTATGGGAGGCATACTAGTAACAGGGACGCCTATCCTGACTAATTGCACTATTTTAGCCGAGAACGCACCGTTTACAAGTGGAGCCACGGGAATAAGCGTTCATTCTGGAAAGGCAACCTTAATCAATTGTATTGTCTGGAGACGTTCAGCGGAAGAGGGCTACGAAGACAGCAATCCACCTAAGCCAGTCTTTGAAGGTTCTATAATAGCACGCCACAGCCTGATCAAAGGTTATCCATATGTCGTTGATAGCCAGGGCAGTTCGGGCCTCAGTCCTTCATTTGTCGATCCGGCCAACGGCGACCTGCGACTTCAGTCCTGCTCAGCAGCCATCGATGCCGGTGAGACTGCCGCTTACACTGGCCCCGATACCGACTTTGCTGGCAATCCGCGCCAGGTCCGCACGATTGATATGGGTGCTTATGAGTTTCAAGGGGAGCCAAATACTGTCAGTCAGGATTATGCCCCTTTAGCAGCACTTTTCATAGCGACTAATGGTGATAAATGGCGACGGAGCGCTAATTGGATGAGTGGATGCAGCCCGTGTAACTGGTTTGGCGTGACCTGCGACAATAACGGCCGAGTCGTTTCACTGGATCTGAAATCTAATCAATTGAGTGGGACCTTACCCGCTAGCCTGAGTGAGCTCACCCATCTGAAATACCTGGATTTATCGGAAAATGGATTGCCGGGAAGTATACCGAGTAACATAGGGGCGCTGACAGAGCTGCAATATCTAAATCTTAGCTCCAGCATCTGGAGCGGTACTATTCCTGAGAGCTTAGGAGCTTTAACGAAATTACAGACCCTTAACTTATCCAGAAACCAGTTAAGTGGGTGCTTTCCTGCATCTCTCTCAGCTTTATGTGGCATAAACAATATAAATTCAGCTTTTTCTAACAATCCAGCATTACCAGGCGGGGGAGACTTTGCGGCTTTCTGTGCTGACCGTACAGGTAGCTGCGCTCCGGCCAACACACCCCCGCAACCCACCGCCATCGTCAGTCAGACAGCTACGGTAGGTAAGGTTTACTCGTTCTCGGCAAACGCATTCACCGACACAGAAACACCCAACAGCCTAACCTATTCGGCCAGCATCGACCCCGCCAATGGGCTGAATTTTGACCCTGTTACCCAGATCATTTCCGGTACGCCCTTGGCAAGTGCAGTCAGTCAGGTCACTCTTACGGCGACCGATCCCGGCGGGTTATCGGCCGTTACCACGTTTACCATTACATCGATAACGGCCTGCGCTCCCCAATCGCTAAGTTTACTAGTGAGCGGCCCGCTTAATTGTCTGACTACCAGCGTTACGCTAACTGCTGTTGGCTATGCTGAATCTGCCACCATCAGCTTTTCAGGCCCAGGCATTCAAAGTACTAACCTAAACACAGCCACGGTTAATCAGCCGGGCAGCTATTCAGTTGTTGCCCAAATCGCTATGGGTTGCAGCGCAACGGCTTTGGCTACAGTACAGGATCAGAGGGACACTCCTCCGGCTCCGACACTAGCAGCCAGTGCTCTAATGACCAATCAGCCTATCTCGGTAACGGCCAATGGCTGTCCTGATGGCACAATCAACTGGGCTCTATTAGGGGGTAATGGTCTGGCCAATGGCTCGGTTTATTCCATTACTCAGCCAGGGAACTACACCCTCTCTGCCACTTGTAGGGTGGGAAGCTGTACCAGTGAAGCTTCTGTTCCCCTTAGTTTGCAAATCATACCCAGCGGTTTTGCCATTACGGAGGTGCTGATGGTCAGCTGCCAGCTCATTGACGATACAAAAGGTGGCTATCAGGTTCAATTTACACCCCAGTACGCGGGTCGGAACGCCAATCCGATTAGTTTTTCAGTGGTCAATGAACTATCCCCCACAATGGCTCCGGCTCCTTATACATTAAAACTCTATACAGATAATCCAATCATTACGCTGGTAGCTAATCAGGCGGGGAATGCTGAAACGCGTTTCAGTTACAACTGGCGGGCTTCCTGTCAGACGGATACCCATGAAAACAATCCGCCGACTACCCGCGGTATCCCTAATCAGACAGCCTTACATAACCAGGCTTATCAATTGGATTTAGCCAGCTATTTTTCGGACCCAGATCAACAATCACTCAAGTTTACAGCCACTGGCCTGCCAACTGGGCTCAGTCTGAACGGCAGCCAGATCAGTGGTGTACCTTCTGCAACAGGAGTCAGTATGGTCAGCATTACCGCACTGGACCCTGACGGCCTGTCTGCCCAGACCAGTTTCCAACTGACGGTAAATTCATCACCAACGAATCCTTCTGGCTTTACTATTGTGGGTGTCTCGACAGCAACCTGTGAGATCCTCAGCGCCACTCAGCGACGGGTAACATTCACCCCCCTGTATGAAGGATTGAGTGGTGATCCGATTAGCTTCTCGGTGGTTAATGAGATGATGGCGACGACCAATCCGGGGCCATACAGTCTAAATTTATATACCGACAATCCTTCAGTCACGCTGAATGCCCGTCAGCTCAACGCTCTAGCTAGCTTTGCTTACAACTGGCTTGCCATCTGCACGAGCATGACACGGTTAGGCGTGCCCGAAGCAGGGACTGGTCTGAAGGTTAAAGTCCTGGGTAATCCCATCGAGGGGAAATCAATTGATGTGGAGATTAGTGGTGTATCAGGCCAGGCTGTGGAGTTGAATTTACTGGATCTTCAGGGCAGGGCTCTGCATCAGCAGCACCTTACTGAAGCTAGCAATCTGGAGCGGGTTACTGTGCCAATCGGCACGGGCAAATCCGTTCTCTTTTTACAGGTCAATACGGCTACTGAGAGGCAGCAGGTGAAGCTCCTAAAACCCTAG
- a CDS encoding outer membrane beta-barrel protein produces MKATFYSLTLFILTLTTSFGQILTRGNVSGQVGTVAGKPLEFATMMLVKAKDSTLVKGAISEVTGKYVFENIGAGNYRVAAQQIGYRKIYSDAFVIDETHPAIELPTLAMTEESKNLTEVNVVAKKPFIEQQVDRTVVNVENSIVSSGNTALEVLEKAPGVTIDRQNDQIQLKGKSGVIVYIDGKQTYLSQQEVANLLKNTPSDNIATIEIITNPGSKYDAAGNSGIINIKMKKNKNFGTNGTFIVGTGYGWVNNLSGVRDDLPKFNTSLNLNHREGKVNLFGNYSYVNRQSSQSNEINRTIPFNGKTTYFDQYSFRPNTFVGHSYKAGMDYFVSKKSTVGVLVNGFSNDWRSAGINNTYISDDNHQLTSKPTTKTDARQFLSNVTGNLNYKYEFDGKGREWTVDADYVHYGGKSNNNLSTIYYNNANETTRPNQDVQNNMPSTINIMAFKTDYVHPLKNGGKFEAGLKTSFVKADNNTIYDTLQQETKQWLPDASRSNQFKYDENINAAYLNYAGKLDKKTKIQMGLRAEHTHSIGTSVTLNQVVDRNYLNLFPTLFLSRQLDSTNTLNLSYSRRIDRPDYQNLNPFVFYLDPYTYQKGNPFLRPQYTNSIELTHVYKSTISTTLGFSRTTDFINRETPRQIPAENITYVTPENLGSLDNINLNVSFPVVVAKWWRMQNNVSTYYTHYQTFYSGTPYEVKLVAFNLYSSNNFTLNKTLSAELSAWYNSSSQYGFYRAQPMGAFSLGLQKKVMEGKGNIKLNVSDPFWLNKFNGRAMVQDINFRVRSQWESRRIMLTFTYRFGNQNVKTARQRNSATSAEQSRVGGQN; encoded by the coding sequence ATGAAAGCGACATTTTACTCTTTGACATTATTTATACTGACGCTGACCACGTCGTTTGGACAGATCCTGACGCGGGGTAACGTAAGTGGGCAGGTAGGCACAGTGGCCGGTAAACCACTCGAATTTGCGACCATGATGCTCGTGAAAGCAAAAGATTCAACGCTCGTAAAAGGAGCTATCAGTGAAGTAACCGGTAAATACGTCTTCGAGAACATCGGGGCAGGAAATTACCGGGTAGCCGCTCAACAGATCGGGTACCGCAAAATATATAGTGATGCGTTCGTGATTGATGAAACGCATCCAGCCATTGAACTGCCAACACTGGCGATGACCGAGGAATCGAAAAATCTGACTGAAGTAAATGTGGTAGCAAAAAAACCATTTATCGAACAGCAGGTAGACCGCACGGTCGTCAACGTTGAAAATAGCATTGTATCCAGTGGTAATACGGCTCTGGAAGTACTGGAAAAAGCACCGGGCGTAACCATCGACCGCCAGAACGACCAGATTCAGTTGAAAGGCAAATCGGGGGTAATCGTCTATATCGATGGAAAACAGACGTATCTCTCCCAGCAGGAAGTTGCGAATCTGCTGAAAAATACGCCGAGTGATAACATCGCTACGATTGAGATTATTACCAATCCGGGGTCGAAATACGATGCCGCTGGTAACTCCGGGATTATTAATATCAAGATGAAGAAGAACAAGAATTTCGGTACGAACGGAACGTTCATCGTTGGAACGGGCTACGGCTGGGTGAATAACCTGAGCGGTGTTCGTGATGACCTGCCGAAGTTCAACACGTCTCTGAATCTGAACCACCGCGAGGGTAAAGTGAACCTGTTCGGTAACTATAGCTACGTGAATCGGCAGAGTTCGCAGAGTAACGAAATTAACCGTACGATTCCGTTCAATGGCAAGACGACCTATTTTGATCAGTACTCGTTCCGGCCAAACACGTTCGTAGGGCATTCGTACAAAGCCGGTATGGATTATTTTGTGAGCAAGAAAAGTACAGTTGGGGTTCTGGTCAATGGTTTTTCAAATGACTGGCGTTCAGCAGGTATCAACAACACGTACATCAGCGACGATAATCACCAGCTAACCAGCAAGCCGACTACGAAAACCGATGCCCGCCAATTTTTGTCAAACGTAACGGGTAACCTTAACTATAAGTACGAATTTGACGGAAAAGGGCGTGAGTGGACAGTTGATGCCGATTATGTTCACTACGGTGGTAAAAGCAACAACAACTTAAGTACCATCTATTATAACAACGCCAACGAAACGACCCGGCCAAATCAGGATGTGCAGAATAACATGCCTTCTACGATCAATATTATGGCCTTCAAAACGGATTATGTTCATCCGCTGAAGAATGGCGGTAAGTTTGAAGCCGGTCTGAAAACGAGTTTCGTGAAGGCCGATAACAACACCATTTACGATACGCTTCAGCAGGAAACAAAACAGTGGTTACCTGATGCAAGCCGCTCGAATCAGTTCAAATACGACGAGAATATCAATGCCGCCTATCTGAACTATGCCGGAAAGCTGGACAAGAAAACCAAAATACAGATGGGATTGCGGGCTGAACATACGCACTCAATCGGTACGTCGGTTACACTCAATCAGGTGGTTGATCGTAATTATCTGAACTTATTCCCGACTTTGTTTCTGTCGAGACAACTTGATTCGACCAATACACTGAATCTGTCGTATAGTCGCCGGATCGATCGCCCTGACTATCAAAATCTGAATCCGTTCGTGTTCTATCTGGACCCCTATACCTACCAAAAAGGAAATCCGTTCCTGCGGCCTCAGTATACCAACTCGATTGAACTGACGCACGTATACAAGAGCACGATTTCGACAACACTGGGCTTCAGCCGCACAACAGATTTTATTAACCGCGAAACACCCCGGCAGATTCCGGCAGAAAATATCACGTACGTAACACCCGAAAACCTGGGTTCGCTCGACAATATTAACCTGAATGTAAGCTTCCCGGTGGTGGTTGCAAAGTGGTGGAGAATGCAGAACAATGTAAGTACCTATTACACACATTATCAGACATTTTATTCAGGAACGCCCTATGAAGTGAAACTGGTAGCCTTCAATCTGTATTCGTCGAATAATTTCACACTGAACAAAACCCTGTCGGCTGAACTGTCGGCCTGGTATAACTCATCGTCTCAGTATGGTTTCTACCGTGCCCAACCGATGGGCGCTTTCAGCCTGGGCCTTCAGAAGAAGGTGATGGAAGGAAAGGGTAATATAAAACTGAATGTTAGCGATCCATTCTGGCTCAATAAGTTTAATGGCCGGGCAATGGTACAGGATATCAACTTCCGTGTTCGCTCGCAGTGGGAAAGCCGTCGGATTATGCTGACGTTCACGTACCGCTTCGGCAACCAGAACGTAAAAACAGCCCGTCAGCGTAATTCAGCAACATCTGCGGAACAGAGCCGGGTTGGAGGACAAAATTAA